The following coding sequences lie in one Leucobacter allii genomic window:
- the priA gene encoding bifunctional 1-(5-phosphoribosyl)-5-((5-phosphoribosylamino)methylideneamino)imidazole-4-carboxamide isomerase/phosphoribosylanthranilate isomerase PriA → MSELAQGPKLQLLPAIDMVDGRAVRLTQGEAGTETNYGSPVDAALDWIEQGAEWIHLVDLDAAFGRGSNVAVARKIIKRAGGVNIEFSGGIRDDASLEAALEMGARRVNLGTAALENPEWTRSVIARFGDQIAVGLDVRGETLAARGWTEEGGNLWEVLERLEDAHCPRYVVTDVTKDGTLRGPNIDLLTRVCARTDRPVIASGGVSSLDDLAALRRIVPLGVEGAIVGKALYDGAFTLPAALDVAGGDA, encoded by the coding sequence ATGAGCGAGCTCGCACAGGGCCCGAAACTCCAGCTGCTCCCCGCGATCGACATGGTCGACGGGCGGGCGGTCCGCCTCACCCAGGGCGAGGCCGGCACGGAGACGAACTACGGCAGCCCCGTCGACGCCGCGCTCGACTGGATCGAGCAGGGCGCCGAGTGGATCCACCTCGTGGACCTCGACGCCGCCTTCGGGCGCGGCAGCAACGTCGCGGTCGCGCGCAAGATCATCAAGCGCGCCGGCGGGGTGAACATCGAGTTCTCCGGCGGCATCCGGGACGACGCGAGCCTCGAGGCGGCGCTCGAGATGGGCGCCCGGCGCGTCAACCTCGGCACGGCGGCCCTCGAGAACCCCGAATGGACGCGCTCCGTCATCGCGCGCTTCGGCGACCAGATCGCGGTCGGCCTCGACGTGCGCGGAGAGACCCTCGCGGCCCGCGGCTGGACCGAGGAGGGCGGCAACCTCTGGGAGGTGCTCGAGCGCCTCGAGGACGCGCACTGCCCGCGCTACGTCGTCACCGACGTGACGAAGGACGGCACGCTCCGCGGCCCGAACATCGACCTGCTCACCCGGGTGTGCGCGCGCACCGACCGTCCCGTGATCGCCTCAGGCGGCGTGTCGAGCCTCGACGACCTCGCAGCGCTCCGCCGGATCGTCCCGCTGGGCGTCGAGGGGGCCATCGTCGGCAAGGCGCTGTACGACGGCGCATTCACGCTGCCCGCCGCGCTCGACGTCGCCGGAGGGGACGCGTAG
- the hisB gene encoding imidazoleglycerol-phosphate dehydratase HisB, whose protein sequence is MTADPRTAALERATSESQISLSLDLDGSGESDVETGVPFFDHMLTAFARHSLTDLTVRASGDVHIDVHHTVEDTGILLGQAILAALGDKAGISRYGDALVPLDEALAQAVIDISGRPYLVHSGEPAGYEFHLIGGHFTGSMVRHFFEALTLNARLTVHLRLVEGRDPHHIAEAEFKAFARAFREAKALDPAVAGIPSTKGAL, encoded by the coding sequence ATGACCGCCGACCCACGCACCGCAGCGCTCGAGCGCGCCACGAGCGAATCGCAGATCAGCCTCAGCCTCGACCTCGACGGCTCGGGGGAATCCGACGTCGAGACGGGCGTGCCCTTCTTCGATCACATGCTCACCGCGTTCGCACGGCACTCCCTCACCGACCTGACGGTGCGGGCGAGCGGGGACGTGCACATCGACGTGCACCACACCGTGGAAGACACGGGCATTCTCCTCGGCCAGGCCATCCTCGCGGCGCTCGGCGACAAGGCCGGGATCTCCCGCTACGGCGACGCGCTCGTGCCCCTGGACGAGGCGCTCGCACAGGCCGTCATCGACATCTCGGGCCGCCCCTACCTCGTGCACTCCGGCGAGCCGGCGGGCTACGAGTTCCACCTCATCGGCGGCCACTTCACCGGGTCCATGGTGCGTCACTTCTTCGAGGCGCTCACCCTCAACGCGCGGCTCACCGTGCACCTGCGGCTCGTCGAAGGCCGCGACCCCCATCACATCGCCGAGGCGGAGTTCAAGGCCTTCGCCCGCGCGTTCCGCGAGGCCAAGGCGCTCGACCCCGCCGTCGCGGGGATCCCGTCGACGAAGGGCGCTCTGTGA
- a CDS encoding LysM peptidoglycan-binding domain-containing protein, giving the protein MSAQAMPEQDLRGAVGAVRLRLTRRGRVVLGGLATIAVAGVLALLATFSAPQAVASDAASGESFPYVVVQSGSSLWELATALDPAADPRDVVAEIVRLNQLDGSGVDAGQPLAVPLRYAESPVAVSAEELGL; this is encoded by the coding sequence ATGAGTGCACAGGCGATGCCGGAGCAGGATCTGCGTGGAGCCGTCGGGGCCGTGAGGCTCCGGCTCACCCGTCGCGGTCGCGTCGTGCTCGGCGGGCTCGCGACGATCGCGGTCGCGGGAGTGCTCGCGCTGCTGGCGACGTTCAGCGCACCGCAGGCGGTCGCCTCCGATGCGGCGTCCGGCGAGTCCTTCCCCTACGTCGTCGTGCAGTCCGGCTCCTCGCTCTGGGAGCTCGCGACCGCGCTCGATCCCGCGGCGGATCCGCGCGACGTCGTCGCGGAGATCGTGCGGCTGAACCAGCTCGACGGCTCCGGCGTCGATGCGGGACAGCCGCTCGCGGTGCCCCTGCGCTACGCCGAGAGCCCCGTCGCGGTCTCCGCGGAGGAGCTCGGCCTCTGA
- the hisH gene encoding imidazole glycerol phosphate synthase subunit HisH → MTVKRVAVLDYGSGNVHSAVKALARAGADVELTRDPAAVLAADGLLVPGVGAFDAVVTQLRAVRGDELIDRRLAGGRPVLGICVGEQVMFSRGIERGVETEGLGQWPGTVRELRAPVLPHMGWNTVEAPANSTLFSGIAEERFYFVHSNAATEWSIEGRTEATRPIVTWAEHGERFIAAVENGPLSATQFHPEKSGEAGIQLLRNWIAAL, encoded by the coding sequence GTGACGGTGAAGCGCGTCGCGGTGCTGGACTACGGGTCCGGCAACGTGCACTCGGCGGTGAAGGCGCTCGCCCGCGCCGGGGCCGATGTCGAGCTCACCCGCGATCCGGCGGCCGTGCTCGCCGCGGACGGGCTCCTCGTGCCCGGCGTCGGTGCGTTCGACGCGGTCGTGACGCAGCTGCGCGCCGTGCGCGGCGACGAGCTCATCGACCGCCGTCTCGCCGGCGGGCGTCCCGTGCTCGGCATCTGCGTCGGGGAGCAGGTGATGTTCTCCCGCGGCATCGAACGCGGTGTCGAGACGGAGGGGCTCGGCCAGTGGCCGGGCACCGTGCGCGAGCTCCGCGCCCCGGTGCTGCCCCACATGGGGTGGAACACGGTCGAGGCTCCCGCGAACTCGACGCTCTTCTCGGGAATCGCGGAGGAGCGCTTCTACTTCGTCCACAGCAACGCGGCGACCGAGTGGAGCATCGAGGGCCGCACCGAGGCGACCCGCCCCATCGTCACCTGGGCCGAGCACGGCGAGCGTTTCATCGCGGCCGTCGAGAACGGCCCGCTCAGCGCCACCCAGTTCCATCCCGAGAAGTCCGGCGAGGCCGGCATCCAGCTGCTGCGCAACTGGATCGCCGCGCTCTAG
- a CDS encoding SseB family protein produces MAIKKLPSTGDAPRATGVPESLVPGGAADSAGFPWEGRTFDHHGTAFAGDDGSGPAAVVDAVAEVRAAAALTAGARTAGDYWDAVVRLAGAHAAVIAALGRERVLVPMLADAGALGTTPDGRTVEKSQELSIVTVAAPDGRRVLPVFSSTAALGNWHAEARPIPVPGVQAAVAAAQERTDLLMLDAADAEREFGIRRPALRALALGERYLPAWADPEVEDAFDASAADEREVSAVWLAPADPESRLRLPDVDVRLRVVPGLDPDGLRALLGRLQERWAGSAVIADRVDSMRVRPVAER; encoded by the coding sequence GTGGCCATCAAGAAGCTCCCCTCGACCGGCGACGCGCCGCGCGCCACCGGCGTCCCGGAGAGCCTCGTCCCCGGGGGAGCCGCGGACTCGGCGGGCTTCCCCTGGGAAGGACGGACCTTCGACCATCACGGCACCGCCTTCGCCGGCGACGACGGCTCCGGCCCCGCCGCGGTCGTCGATGCCGTCGCCGAGGTGCGCGCGGCCGCGGCGCTGACCGCGGGGGCCCGGACCGCCGGCGACTACTGGGATGCCGTCGTACGGCTCGCGGGGGCCCATGCCGCCGTGATCGCCGCCCTCGGCAGGGAGCGGGTGCTCGTGCCCATGCTCGCGGACGCCGGAGCACTCGGGACGACGCCGGACGGACGCACCGTGGAGAAGTCCCAGGAGCTGTCGATCGTGACGGTCGCCGCCCCCGACGGCCGTCGCGTGCTGCCCGTCTTCAGCTCGACCGCGGCGCTCGGCAATTGGCACGCCGAAGCGAGGCCGATCCCGGTGCCGGGGGTCCAGGCCGCCGTCGCGGCGGCCCAGGAGCGGACCGACCTGCTCATGCTCGACGCCGCCGACGCCGAGCGGGAGTTCGGCATCCGTCGCCCGGCCCTGCGCGCGCTCGCGCTGGGGGAGCGGTACCTCCCCGCCTGGGCCGATCCCGAGGTCGAGGACGCGTTCGACGCCTCCGCGGCCGATGAGCGTGAGGTGTCCGCCGTGTGGCTCGCCCCCGCGGACCCCGAGTCGCGCCTCCGCCTCCCGGACGTCGACGTGCGGCTGAGGGTCGTCCCGGGGCTCGACCCCGACGGGTTGCGCGCGCTCCTCGGCCGGCTCCAGGAGCGCTGGGCCGGCTCGGCCGTCATCGCCGACCGGGTCGACTCGATGCGCGTGCGCCCCGTCGCCGAACGCTGA
- a CDS encoding histidinol-phosphate transaminase — protein MTSLSDLPLRASLVGKEPYGAPQDPVPVSLNVNENTHPIPEEVLADITASLAEAVRGVNRYPDREFGELRTALAGYLGHGLDADGLWAANGSNEVLQQILQAFGGPGRTLLSFTPTYSMYPLLASGTDTGWIPVPRPADYALTAEGVAAALREHRPDIVILCGPNNPTGTPLERDVILAAYDAFDGILIVDEAYQEFDAERESAVSLLPGRHRLLVSRTMSKAFAFAGVRLGYLAADPAVIDALRLVRLPYHLSALTQAAATAAIRHADAMLATVADIRAQRDRLDTALTELGYTVHPSGANFLLVGGFRDPSATFAALRSQGILIRDLGIPGHVRITAGTEAETSAVIEAIAALGPGGA, from the coding sequence GTGACCAGCCTGAGCGACCTCCCACTGCGCGCATCCCTCGTCGGCAAGGAGCCCTACGGCGCCCCGCAGGACCCGGTGCCGGTGAGTCTCAACGTGAACGAGAACACCCATCCGATCCCGGAGGAGGTGCTCGCGGATATCACCGCCTCGCTCGCCGAGGCCGTTCGCGGCGTGAACCGCTACCCGGATCGGGAGTTCGGTGAGCTGCGGACGGCGCTCGCCGGGTACCTCGGCCACGGGCTGGACGCCGATGGGCTGTGGGCGGCAAACGGCTCGAACGAGGTGCTGCAGCAGATCCTGCAGGCCTTCGGGGGGCCCGGCCGCACGCTGCTGAGCTTCACGCCCACCTACTCCATGTACCCGCTCCTGGCTTCGGGGACGGACACGGGCTGGATCCCCGTCCCGCGACCCGCGGACTACGCGCTCACCGCGGAGGGCGTCGCCGCCGCGCTCCGCGAGCATCGGCCCGACATCGTCATCCTCTGCGGGCCGAACAACCCGACGGGCACCCCGCTCGAGCGGGACGTGATCCTCGCCGCCTACGACGCCTTCGACGGCATCCTCATCGTCGACGAGGCCTATCAGGAGTTCGACGCGGAGCGCGAGAGCGCCGTGTCCCTGCTCCCCGGGCGGCACCGGCTGCTCGTCTCGCGCACCATGAGCAAGGCGTTCGCCTTCGCCGGCGTGCGTCTCGGCTACTTGGCCGCGGATCCCGCCGTCATCGATGCGCTGCGGCTCGTCCGCCTGCCGTACCACCTCTCCGCGCTCACCCAGGCCGCCGCCACCGCCGCGATCCGGCACGCGGACGCCATGCTCGCGACCGTCGCGGACATCCGCGCCCAGCGAGATCGCCTCGATACGGCCCTCACCGAGCTCGGCTACACCGTGCATCCCTCCGGGGCGAACTTCCTGCTCGTCGGCGGATTCCGGGATCCCTCGGCGACCTTCGCGGCGCTCCGGTCGCAGGGCATCCTGATCCGCGATCTCGGGATCCCGGGCCACGTGCGCATCACAGCCGGCACCGAAGCCGAGACCAGCGCCGTGATCGAGGCGATCGCGGCCCTCGGGCCGGGCGGCGCCTGA
- the lexA gene encoding transcriptional repressor LexA codes for MSTGAAPRPPKPLSEKQQAILECIARSVESRGYPPSMREIGDAVGLSSLSSVTHQLSRLELGGYIRRDPNRPRALEILVELAGTSGAVADAPQQQPEEAAYVPLVGQIAAGVPITAEQQVEELVPLPRSLVGDGQLFMLKVVGDSMVDAAICDGDFVVVRQQRDAENGDIVAAMLDGEATVKVFRRRDGHTWLLPRNSAFEPILGDHAEVLGRVVAVFRSV; via the coding sequence ATGAGCACCGGAGCCGCGCCCCGCCCCCCGAAGCCCCTGAGCGAGAAGCAGCAGGCCATCCTCGAGTGCATCGCCCGCTCCGTGGAGTCGCGCGGCTACCCGCCGAGCATGCGCGAGATCGGCGACGCGGTCGGCCTCTCGTCCCTCTCGAGCGTCACGCACCAGCTCAGCAGGCTCGAGCTCGGCGGCTACATCCGGCGCGATCCCAACCGCCCCCGGGCGCTCGAGATCCTCGTCGAGCTCGCCGGCACGTCCGGGGCGGTCGCCGACGCGCCCCAGCAGCAGCCCGAGGAGGCGGCCTACGTGCCGCTCGTCGGCCAGATCGCCGCCGGTGTGCCGATCACGGCGGAGCAGCAGGTCGAGGAGCTCGTGCCGCTCCCCCGGAGCCTCGTCGGCGACGGGCAGCTCTTCATGCTCAAGGTCGTCGGCGACTCGATGGTCGATGCGGCGATCTGCGACGGCGACTTCGTCGTGGTGCGCCAGCAGCGCGACGCGGAGAACGGCGACATCGTGGCGGCCATGCTCGACGGCGAGGCGACGGTGAAGGTGTTCCGACGCCGTGACGGCCACACCTGGCTCCTCCCCCGGAACTCCGCGTTCGAGCCGATCCTCGGCGACCACGCGGAGGTGCTCGGTCGCGTCGTGGCGGTGTTCCGCTCAGTCTGA